From the genome of Solanum stenotomum isolate F172 chromosome 5, ASM1918654v1, whole genome shotgun sequence:
TGTTGCTAATAAAGATTAagcaaatacaaatatataatttgtgtttgtataaagcgagagagagactgaatatataaatacaaatgtttgaactcgattcaattgtataccgATACAAATTCTATGCAGATGTACAaatacaatcattgatacatatacatactagttgcatatatacaattatctaaccgatgtacaaatacaaatcacctttctccactctctgccctctgtcgctcgcctctctcctccctctaacatgtagctacgagatgtaattagcaaactatagctatggagcctaattaagttattttgagtggctatatgcgaAAATTCCtcctaaataaaatatagtaacTTTTTCGCTCTTATTTGTGTATTTTCTTCAACAACTTGTACTTTACATTTTGTgtgattaattatatacaagGACACTACTACAATAAGGCGTAACGTAACTATACAAAATAGAAAGTACTCTGCTTCTTCTATCACTTTCATTGTCTCAGCTACCTCCAAAACCCTAAGcatttcctttatttatttttcttattaatagtagaaaaaacaaaaaaatgtaattgaacAAATTAATGCTGAATTTATATATGAGTAGTGCATTAATATTTATTCATGTACGTAATGGcacaatcaaaattttcattaaataggttcaagatatttttatataaaaaacaattttaacaaaatttaaataagatagaagtattgaaaacattcCTAAACTTGGTGTTAGTTTGGTTCTTGAACTATTGACagtcttaaaaatattatttacttgactaattgaacttaaatacactaTGATCTCGCTAtttgagaccacttgctatGTCATGTGGCAGATCAGAAATGtatttaagtttagttagtcaagtagatgGATGTTTTTTAATTAGACTGTCAATAGTTCAgagataaaactaataatttacttcaaattcaaagatgttttcaataattttccATCAAAAAAGATTAAGATGAACCCCGAGACCTTACTAGCTCCACCTCTGCATGTACGTCCAGAAgcaacagaaagaaaaaaaaaagtgaacaagCTTTTACATTCCAGCTGCCTGTGAACAGTGAGAAATGGGTCCATATATATTCATTCCTTTATAGCTACCCTTTTTATATAGTCtcaaatactaaaaaataaaaaacttttttaattCGACACGATCCGGGTTGGCCGCTTCTATTATCATCTCATTACTCTTGCTTTCTGTCACTTTTCTTATTAGTATTTGATTTTAAGCCACTAATTTTAATTCCTCCTCATCCATCTTCGTAACCAAACTACTGCGCTGCAGCTTTTTGGGAGAAAGAAATGGATGATCATCAGTATGGTATGATGGATCTAACGCAGTACCTAGATGGAAGGCCTTTATTTCCTTCAGTTTCATCAAATCTGACACCAGATTTATTATGTGGTAACCAACATTTCGATATGTTAATggctactactactactactcatGTGCCTCAACACGACAACTATcttcctcatcatcatcattatcattatcatcacGGGTTTCTTCCCGAATCTAGCACTGTGGCAGCTGCCACTGGAGCTAGTGTTAGTGGTGGGTGCACGTTAAGCGCGATGGAGATGGAGGGTGGAAATGGGAGGTGGCCAAGGCAAGAGACAGTTACACTACTTGAAGTTAGATCACAGCTTGATTCTAAGTTCAAAGAAGCTATTCAAAAAGGTCCACTTTGGGATGAAGTCTCTAGGTACATCTCTCACAAATTCTTAACCTAAttcttttaaaacaaattgcGTGACAGAGTACTTttgattacttaattatattatttctcACGATTGCtattactaaaaaatatttattttcttaatgaaatATGTTAGAAATAGCTTGTAGAAACTAACAGAGGTGAAGTCACAAATTTTACTAAGGATATGTGCCTTAAAATATACCGTAGTAGTAATATACATGtacaaaaagtaaattttggaccatatatttagtataatctTCTATATTCACGGTATAATTTTTCGATTAAGATTTTCAACTAATTACTCTTCACTATTTCCAACAGTATTCTGAACATTCTTGGAAATTCCGCAGATTTCTGATACTTAAATCACTATTTATATAACCTAATTCTCTTAAAAAACACACTTTCGATGAACAAATTGTGTGACAGTGTATtttgaattacttaattatattatgtctaatgattattattattactaataCTACTACAAAACAGTCGTATTTTTCATGGAATTATAGCTTGTTGAAACCATCATAGCCAAAGTCAGGAATTTTACTCAGGATACTTAAAATATACCGTAGTAATATACATgtacaaaaagtaaataatcCTCTGCACACTTTATAATTTTTCGATAAAAGtaattcactatttttttatacatgTTAGAGCACCAAAATTTAACTATAAACTAGTTTAATTACTTCTTCTTCCTCATGTATTTTCAAATTATGAGATTCTTTTATGTGAGGGTTTTTAATTTCTGGATAGGAAAGCAACCTCTTGAGTGAATTTATTAATTTGGTTACTATTTTTGTGTAAGAAAATGACACTTGAGTTGAAGAATGAGGTGTacttattttcatcttttttcctGATAATTCATCAGCACATAATTTGAGAATGAGTAGTCCTATTAATTTAAAGGACACTTTTTTACTTCATTTTAGTTAAAGAAAAAATGGCAGAATATCTTTTGGAAGGCCAAGTACCCTATTTTATCATGCTTATGTCAATATCACTTGAACTTGTTGCATCAATTGGTTTTAGGGCTCCTTCCTTAATTTCTTCATCTTCgtctctgttttaatttatatgacactatATTTTCTAAACGAATAACTTTAAATGTCTCGTTTTACTCTTATAACCACATTAAACTAAATTccgttcttttttttaaaaaaaaaaaacaattacttaaaactaaaataaaaccaaaatattcatggggtGTACCCTTAATAACATGCTTTTATAATCATGGTCGGTTTGATTcgattctttttatttttttggtttaaaacaaaaccaattttttttttaaaaaaaagttatctttatgatttggttcaatttttcgATTTTTGCATGAACACACCTACCTGACCGGTTTATAAGTTCTATGGGTTTTGTTTATGTGTGACAAGTCTTTCTTTTTGGATTGAAACTTCGTATCTAGTCAAATAACGTTATATAGAATAAAATAGACAAGATATTAAGTATATCATAATATTCTATAATTATGCTACTTATTTagtttcctcttcttcttttttaggaTTATGTCTGAGGAATATGGATATCAAAGGAGTGGGAAAAAGTGTAGGGAGAAATTTGAGAATTTGTACAAATACTACAAGAAGACTAAAGATGGGAAAGCTGGTAGACAAGATGGTAAACATTATAGATACTTTAGACAACTTGAAGCTCTTTATGGTAAAACAAGCAACACATTTAATACAAACACATTTCATCATCAAGTACACTACAATGAAGAACCTCATCATTGTCCTAAGCTCTCTGACaacaatctctatgattcctctgaTTCTGATGACTCAGATAATTCGTCTAATGATGATTCAAAGAGGAAGAATAttaagaaaaaagggaaaaggagtTGGAAAGGTAAGATAAGAGACTTTATGGATATACAAATGAGGAAATTAATGGAAAAACAAGATATTTGGTtagagaaaatgatgaagaCAATTGAAGATAAGGAGCAAGAGAGGATTTTAAGGGAAGAAGAATGGAGGAAAAAAGAGGAAATTAGGttagaaaaacaacaaaaattttgGGCTGATGAGAGAGCATGGATTGAAGCGCGCGATGCAGTTTTAATCAATACATTACGTAAATTAAATGGAGAAAAAATCATGAAGAGTAGTACTACAAATTATAAtgatgaaaatggttcaatgtGTTATTGCAACAAGAAGCAAAAGGAAATGAATTCATTGAGTTCATCATGTTATAATAATTTCCAAAtcaagaatgaagaagaagggAGAATATCATATTGTGAAACATCAAGACATGTGCCAAATATTCATGATACAATTGATGATGGCTATGTTGCTCGAATTCTTTAAAAGTGTAGTATTGCATGTTTCACAATAATATTTCTGAAGAGTCTGAACgagaaaagagaagaatttGTGGTAGGAGGTAAGTGGTTTAAATTTGACTAtggtatttttgttttattgagGCTGCTAGTTGATTAATTACTATTTTCTTGTGGAATTTAGTGGGATTGAAGTTGACTAATCCTAGGAGATTAGATTTGGATCTatttatatcttaatttttaattatttctagaTATTCTTTTGAGATTTCTTTCTTCATATATGCTGGTCTGATGTGcttaatatttctttaatttttttctctctttaatttgttggtTTAATTTCCTCCTGGCTTCTACTTGGATTTGCTAATCATATAATTAATCATCAAATGCCTTGTAATATTCATTTTCTAACTTGAACATGCTGGAATAATTTGgtatttttccttaattaataTCCCTAATTTTTAAGGACTTTGTAGTGGTGAAACACATAACACAATATTTACAGTAAGCTTTAGTTTCTTATAACTTTTCTAcacattatttataaattttttacacTAGCTATCAGATTgtccataaaatatttttaggaaaGTTTCTTTAAAATATGGAAATTGAAATCTTACAAATGAGATTTGTTACCTATATATGTAACAGATAAAGATGACATAATAGTGTATTTGTATCACAATTTCTTAATAATCGTAGTTACatgatatatattaaattaaaatttaacatttatatataatataatatttttacgaaAGGATATCGCTTGACACCCCTTGAGTAGGTCCGCCCCTGTCCACAACTCAAACTCACATTCCATTTCACCACAAATGTctttaagtttataattacaacacaaatattactatatatattctCACCTCAATGAATCGTTTAATCATGATAAATCAATATGATTTAACGTGGAGTAAATATTTACCCATTTATACTATGGTTTGCAGGGCTTATTTACATACATGGTCAGATTTTCCAATTTGGATAATGAGGTGAAAACTAGACAAGTACCTTTGTTATAGTATATCACAGTTACTTGTCAAATCAATGCCATCATCCATGcatatataatatttctttctttttttatgacaCAACAATTCATCAAATTTTCATGAAGATTTGTTTAATAACTTGTTTGGAGTGAATATAAattgttttggagattttagaAAAACATTGGAAGAAGACAATTTATTTCatgagaaaagaattaaacaGAGAATAAAGCTAGGAAACGGATTGATCAGTTTTGCCATTTCTAGTCATCTTGTGAGTCTAGAGGGGAAGCTTCTTACTCCCtcctccgtctcaatttatgtgatacttttcaaatttcgagattcaaataagtttatttctaatcgtaaatttttcatatagcttttgaatattttgaattgttaatcattgtgacttatagtacttttttacgtagtttacaaatatataaattttatttcaaaaacttGAAGATTTCATGTGCAAATTTTCAATTAAGCATAAATTGTTTACtctcgaaaaaataaaaagtgtcacataaattggaacaggGGAGGTATTATTTTACTACATTCGTTGTTTCAGTTTGTTTGTCTGGTTTGAGCTACGCACGAAGTTTtaagaaaatacaaagaaactttcaaattttgtggtgttaaacttgaaaaaatattctttaatcttAT
Proteins encoded in this window:
- the LOC125865672 gene encoding trihelix transcription factor PTL-like, yielding MDDHQYGMMDLTQYLDGRPLFPSVSSNLTPDLLCGNQHFDMLMATTTTTHVPQHDNYLPHHHHYHYHHGFLPESSTVAAATGASVSGGCTLSAMEMEGGNGRWPRQETVTLLEVRSQLDSKFKEAIQKGPLWDEVSRIMSEEYGYQRSGKKCREKFENLYKYYKKTKDGKAGRQDGKHYRYFRQLEALYGKTSNTFNTNTFHHQVHYNEEPHHCPKLSDNNLYDSSDSDDSDNSSNDDSKRKNIKKKGKRSWKGKIRDFMDIQMRKLMEKQDIWLEKMMKTIEDKEQERILREEEWRKKEEIRLEKQQKFWADERAWIEARDAVLINTLRKLNGEKIMKSSTTNYNDENGSMCYCNKKQKEMNSLSSSCYNNFQIKNEEEGRISYCETSRHVPNIHDTIDDGYVARIL